A genome region from Gouania willdenowi chromosome 9, fGouWil2.1, whole genome shotgun sequence includes the following:
- the usp30 gene encoding ubiquitin carboxyl-terminal hydrolase 30 isoform X2 translates to MLWYRPESSNKLVGEFFGTGSVVRNKMIKNWGVIGGIAAVVAAGVYVLWGPITDRKKRKRALSSDEPVEDDALDAGCLLDVLRLYRWHISSFEEQDAHELFHVLTSSLEEERDHQPKVTHLFDMQCLENVPDQDEKTMTCRSRAPLHPIPSLWKFQHPFHGRLTSNMSCKRCELQSPVRYDSFESLSLSIPLLQWGRSISLDQCLQHFISSETIKEVECGNCTQLHQDTTKNGQVLESQRTTFVKQLKLGKLPQCLCIHLQRLTWSSEGTPIKRQEHVQFSEYLSMDRYKHSTRAQRSQRLKPAPTAVTTQTLDDCSERPTPNGTDARHHNNNRPFSNGSCSSVFPQSLCEKSQLGFTCDYSSAEYLFQLTAVLVHHGDMHSGHFITYRRSPASPRCSSPFSPQWLWVSDDSVRKASLHEVLSSNAYMLFYERVRRLSLSLCNEE, encoded by the exons ATGTTATGGTACCGACCGGAGAGCTCAAATAAGCTCGTCGGGGAGTTTTTTGGCACCGGATCCGTGGTCAG AAACAAGATGATAAAAAACTGGGGTGTCATTGGAGGGATTGCTGCTGTGGTTGCTGCAGGAGTTTACGTTTTGTGGGGTCCCATCACGGAtagaaagaagaggaagagag CTCTGTCCAGTGATGAGCCTGTGGAGGACGATGCACTGGATGCTGGATGTCTGCTGGATGTTCTCAGACTGTATCGCTGGCACATCAGCTCCTTTGAAGAGCAG GATGCTCATGAACTTTTTCACGTCTTGACGTCTTCTCTGGAGGAGGAGCGGGACCATCAGCCCAAAGTCACTCATTTGTTTGACATGCAGTGTCTTGAG AATGTACCTGATCAGGATGAGAAAACGATGACCTGCAGAAGTCGAG CTCCTCTCCATCCCATTCCAAGTTTGTGGAAGTTCCAGCATCCTTTTCACGGTCGTTTAACCAGCAACATGTCCTGCAAGCGCTGCGAATTACAA AGTCCTGTGCGCTACGACTCCTTTGAAAGCCTTTCTTTGTCAATCCCCTTACTTCAGTGG GGTCGATCGATTTCTCTAGATCAGTGTCTTCAGCATTTTATTTCCTCAGAAACCATAAAAGAAGTGGAATGTGGAAACTGCACGCAG CTTCACCAAGACACAACCAAAAATGGCCAAGTTTTAGAAAGTCAGAGGACGACCTTTGTTAAGCAGCTTAAACTGGGCAAG CTCCCCCAGTGTCTCTGCATCCACCTACAAAGACTGACATGGTCCAGTGAAGGAACGCCCATCAAACGGCAGGAGCACGTGCAGTTCTCAGAGTATCTTTCAATGGAccgctacaaacacagcacgcGTGCACAGAGAAGCCAGCGGCTAAAACCTGCTCCCACAGCCGTGACAACACAAACCCTGGACGACTGCAGTGAAAGGCCGACCCCCAACGGCACAG ACGCTCGGCATCATAACAACAACAGACCTTTTTCCAACGGGAGCTGCTCGTCTGTTTTTCCTCAGTCTCTGTGTGAGAAATCCCAGCTTGGCTTCACATGTGACTACAG CTCTGCTGAATACCTCTTCCAGCTCACAGCTGTGCTCGTGCACCACGGCGACATGCACTCGGGACACTTCATCACGTACCGCCGCAGTCCAGCCTCGCCGCGCTGCTCGTCCCCCTTCAGCCCTCAGTGGCTTTGGGTGTCGGACGACTCGGTGCGTAAAGCCAGCCTGCATGAGGTGCTGTCCTCCAACGCTTACATGCTCTTCTATGAGAGGGTCAGAAGGCTCAGCCTCTCTCTGTGCAACGAGGAGTAA
- the usp30 gene encoding ubiquitin carboxyl-terminal hydrolase 30 isoform X1, with protein sequence MLWYRPESSNKLVGEFFGTGSVVRNKMIKNWGVIGGIAAVVAAGVYVLWGPITDRKKRKRGMVPGLLNLGNTCFLNSLLQGLAACPSFIRWLEKVSRLPTIQSSRNNQLSTTLLQLLKALSSDEPVEDDALDAGCLLDVLRLYRWHISSFEEQDAHELFHVLTSSLEEERDHQPKVTHLFDMQCLENVPDQDEKTMTCRSRAPLHPIPSLWKFQHPFHGRLTSNMSCKRCELQSPVRYDSFESLSLSIPLLQWGRSISLDQCLQHFISSETIKEVECGNCTQLHQDTTKNGQVLESQRTTFVKQLKLGKLPQCLCIHLQRLTWSSEGTPIKRQEHVQFSEYLSMDRYKHSTRAQRSQRLKPAPTAVTTQTLDDCSERPTPNGTDARHHNNNRPFSNGSCSSVFPQSLCEKSQLGFTCDYSSAEYLFQLTAVLVHHGDMHSGHFITYRRSPASPRCSSPFSPQWLWVSDDSVRKASLHEVLSSNAYMLFYERVRRLSLSLCNEE encoded by the exons ATGTTATGGTACCGACCGGAGAGCTCAAATAAGCTCGTCGGGGAGTTTTTTGGCACCGGATCCGTGGTCAG AAACAAGATGATAAAAAACTGGGGTGTCATTGGAGGGATTGCTGCTGTGGTTGCTGCAGGAGTTTACGTTTTGTGGGGTCCCATCACGGAtagaaagaagaggaagagag GTATGGTTCCAGGTCTGCTGAACTTAGGCAACACATGCTTCCTGAACTCTCTGCTCCAGGGCTTGGCAGCGTGTCCGTCCTTCATCAGGTGGCTGGAGAAAGTTTCACGTTTGCCTACGATTCAGTCGTCAAGAAATAACCAACTATCCACAACTTTGCTTCAGCTCCTTAAGG CTCTGTCCAGTGATGAGCCTGTGGAGGACGATGCACTGGATGCTGGATGTCTGCTGGATGTTCTCAGACTGTATCGCTGGCACATCAGCTCCTTTGAAGAGCAG GATGCTCATGAACTTTTTCACGTCTTGACGTCTTCTCTGGAGGAGGAGCGGGACCATCAGCCCAAAGTCACTCATTTGTTTGACATGCAGTGTCTTGAG AATGTACCTGATCAGGATGAGAAAACGATGACCTGCAGAAGTCGAG CTCCTCTCCATCCCATTCCAAGTTTGTGGAAGTTCCAGCATCCTTTTCACGGTCGTTTAACCAGCAACATGTCCTGCAAGCGCTGCGAATTACAA AGTCCTGTGCGCTACGACTCCTTTGAAAGCCTTTCTTTGTCAATCCCCTTACTTCAGTGG GGTCGATCGATTTCTCTAGATCAGTGTCTTCAGCATTTTATTTCCTCAGAAACCATAAAAGAAGTGGAATGTGGAAACTGCACGCAG CTTCACCAAGACACAACCAAAAATGGCCAAGTTTTAGAAAGTCAGAGGACGACCTTTGTTAAGCAGCTTAAACTGGGCAAG CTCCCCCAGTGTCTCTGCATCCACCTACAAAGACTGACATGGTCCAGTGAAGGAACGCCCATCAAACGGCAGGAGCACGTGCAGTTCTCAGAGTATCTTTCAATGGAccgctacaaacacagcacgcGTGCACAGAGAAGCCAGCGGCTAAAACCTGCTCCCACAGCCGTGACAACACAAACCCTGGACGACTGCAGTGAAAGGCCGACCCCCAACGGCACAG ACGCTCGGCATCATAACAACAACAGACCTTTTTCCAACGGGAGCTGCTCGTCTGTTTTTCCTCAGTCTCTGTGTGAGAAATCCCAGCTTGGCTTCACATGTGACTACAG CTCTGCTGAATACCTCTTCCAGCTCACAGCTGTGCTCGTGCACCACGGCGACATGCACTCGGGACACTTCATCACGTACCGCCGCAGTCCAGCCTCGCCGCGCTGCTCGTCCCCCTTCAGCCCTCAGTGGCTTTGGGTGTCGGACGACTCGGTGCGTAAAGCCAGCCTGCATGAGGTGCTGTCCTCCAACGCTTACATGCTCTTCTATGAGAGGGTCAGAAGGCTCAGCCTCTCTCTGTGCAACGAGGAGTAA
- the alkbh2 gene encoding DNA oxidative demethylase ALKBH2: MMEKLVGRGQKKRLHSNDEPRRSPRKKIKAETDEMIKEEDGDASGEFSRPIPWKKIEAEGLDCDYALLFSKEEADTLFQQLEEELVYSTGEQAQVQVFGKVYNIPRKQATYGDAGVTYTYSGVTRVASPWTPTLRNIRDKVTNTTGRIFNFVLINRYKDGRDHMGEHRDDERELDPLWPIASVSLGATRDFIFRHRDARGKQSNRRIQPVKLELANGSLLLMNPPTNSMWYHSLPIRKKVIRPRINLTFRRIKLINEPKS; the protein is encoded by the exons ATGATGGAAAAACTGGTTGGTCGAGGACAAAAGAAACGTCTCCATTCTAATGATGAACCAAGAAGAAGTCCAAGAAAGAAGATTAAAGCAGAGACAGATGAAATGATAAAAGAAGAGGACGGGGACGCTTCAGGGGAGTTCTCTCGTCCTATTCCCTGGAAGAAGATAGAGGCTGAGGGTTTGGATTGTGATTATGCACTGCTGTTCTCTAAAGAAGAGGCGGATACACTGTTTCAGCAGCTGGAGGAGGAGCTGGTGTACTCCACAG GCGAACAAGCGCAGGTCCAGGTGTTTGGGAAGGTGTACAACATTCCTAGAAAGCAGGCCACATACGGGGATGCAGGTGTGACATACACTTACTCTGGAGTGACACGCGTCGCCTCTCCATGGACGCCGACCTTGAGAAATATTCGGGATAAAGTCACAAATACAACAGGACGGATATTCAACTTTGTCCTGATCAACAG GTACAAAGATGGGCGGGACCACATGGGTGAGCATCGAGATGATGAGAGGGAACTGGACCCGCTCTGGCCCATTGCCTCCGTCTCTTTGGGAGCAACGCGAGACTTTATCTTCAGACACAGAGATGCTCGAGGAAAGCAGAGCAACAGACGGATCCAACCCGTGAAGCTGGAGCTAGCTAACGGTAGCCTGCTCCTCATGAACCCGCCCACAAACAGCATGTGGTACCACAGCCTTCCTATTCGCAAGAAGGTCATCAGGCCTCGGATCAACCTCACCTTCAGACGCATCAAGCTCATCAATGAACCCAAAAGCTAG